The Rhododendron vialii isolate Sample 1 chromosome 6a, ASM3025357v1 genome includes a window with the following:
- the LOC131328409 gene encoding uncharacterized protein LOC131328409 has protein sequence MDYETRYTSLEKTYWGLVWPTKKLRHYLLAHLVVLVSLLDPIKYLFEKPALIGKLTRWLLLAEFDHKYMTRKSVKGRAVAEFLADHPMTEAKVEDFMFLDEDILFLLGETWQLYFDGTSIQCGYGIGVLLVSPNDFHIPLSYKLRFEVTSNQAEYEACIAGMDAALELGAKRVEVIGELNLVVSQQRGDWKVKENTQKLYHSMLEALIPQFGSPLMIKQKVKPTCECTFTKEGEDDGKPWYEDVKKFLEEGEYSSEATSKDKMALRKFAA, from the exons ATGGACTATGAAACAAGGTACACTTCGTTGGAGAAAACCTACTGGGGGCTAGTATGGCCCACAAAGAAACTAAGGCACTACCTATTAGCACATCTGGTAGTCCTGGTTTCTCTTTTAGACCCAATAAAATATCTTttcgagaagccagcacttatTGGAAAGCTGACTAGATGGTTGTTGCTAGCAGAGTTTGACCACAAGTACATGACAAGGAAATCAGTGAAAGGAAGGGCtgtggcagaattcttggcAGATCATCCTATGACAGAGGCCAAAGTAGAAGACTTCATGTTCCTAGATGAAGACATCTTATTTCTCCTAGGCGAAACCTGGCAGCTTTATTTTGATGGAACATCAATCCAATGTGGATATGGCATAGGGGTATTGCTAGTTTCCCCAAATGACTTTCATATTCCTCTGTCATATAAATTAAGGTTTGAAGTCACCAGCAAccaagctgagtacgaagcctGCATAGCTGGAATGGATGCAGCCTTGGAACTAGGGGCAAAAAGGGTAGAAGTCATTGGAGAATTGAACCTAGTGGTGTCCCAACAAAGAGGAGACTGGAAGGTTAAAGAAAACACGCAAAAATTGTACCACTCTATGCTAGAAGCTCTAATTCCACAATTCGGCTCT CCGCTAATGATCAAGCAAAAGGTCAAGCCAACATGTGAGTGCACTTTCACTAAGGAAGGTGAGGATGATGGAAAACCATGGTATGAGGACGTGAAGAAATTCTTGGAAGAGGGAGAGTATTCCTCCGAAGCTACCTCAAAGGATAAGATGGCTCTACGAAAGTTCGCCGCCTGA